Part of the Cereibacter sphaeroides 2.4.1 genome, CTTCTGCACGATCACGCCCTCGACCGCATCGCCCGCAATGAAGCCGCGCGGCGCCGAGAGCCAGACGAACTCCACGCCCTCCTCCTCGGCATTGGCCACCTCGCGCTGCGACCCCGGCATGTTGGCCCGGTCGCGACGGTAGAGACACTTCACGCTGGTGGCGCCCTGCCGGATCGCGGTGCGGACGCAGTCCATGGCCGTGTCGCCGCCGCCGATCACCACGACGCGCTTGCCGTTGGCATCGAGGCCGTCGTCGTCCACCTCGTCGCCGAAGCTGCGGCGGTTCGAGGCGGTGAGGTAGGAGAGCGCCTGCACCACGCCTGCCGAGCCCACACCGGGGGCCGCGAGGTCGCGCTGCTTGTAGACGCCGGTCGCGATCAGCACCGCATCGTGCTGGCCGCGGATCGCATCGAAGCTCAGATCCTCGCCCACGTTGCAGTTCAGCACGAACTGGACGCCCGCCTGCTCGAGCTGCTCGACGCGGCGCGCGACCACGTCCTTCTCGAGCTTGAAGCCGGGGATGCCGTAGGTCAGCAGGCCGCCCGCGCGGTCGTAGCGGTCGTAGACCGTGACCTGAAGGCCCGCCCGGCGCAGCGCGTCGGCCGCGGCGAGGCCGCCCGGGCCCGCACCGATGATACCGACCGACTCCGACCGCTCGTAGGCGGGCTTGCCCGGCACGACCCAGCCGTTTTCCCAAGCGGTGTCGGTGATGTATTTCTCGACGGCGCCGATGGTGACGGTGCCGTGGCCCGACTGCTCGATCACGCAGTTCCCCTCGCAGAGACGGTCCTGCGGACAGATCCGGCCGCAGATCTCGGGGAAGGTGTTGGTGGCCTGGCTGATCTCGTAGGCTTCCTGAAGCCGGCCCGTCGCGGTCAGGCGCAGCCAGTCGGGAATGTTGTTGTGCAGCGGGCAGTGCGACTGGCAGAAGGGCACGCCGCACTGGCTGCACCGGCTCGATTGCTCGGCGGCCGTGGCCGCGGCGAACTCGCGGTAGATCTCGTGAAAGTCCTGAGAACGCAGCGAAGCCGGACGTTTCTCGGGGGTCTCCCTCGCCATCTTGACGAACTGGAGCATCGGTTCTTTTGCCATGCGGAGCCCTCCCTCGAGGCCGACTGCGGGGTGCGGTCGTGTTACTCCAGGTCCGGCGGGCATAAAAGTCAGCAAGGCTGACCTATTTGTCGATTTTTCGCTGACGCGGACCTGATGCCGCGCAATTTCCGCAGATTTTAGGTCAGCTCCACTGACCCAACCCCTCAGTAGCCTGCCAGCAATGCCGCCAGAGCCACCGATCCCACTGCGATTCGCCACCAGCCGAACAGCGCGTAGCCATGCCGGCTCACATAGCCGAGCAGCCAGCGCACCACGAGAACCGCCGCCACGAAGGCTGCCACGAAGCCTACCGCAATCTCGCCCAGAGCCGAAGCGTCCAGCACGTCGCGGTTCTTGAAGAGGTCGAAGGCGAAGGCGCCGGCCATGGTGGGCATGGAGAGGAAGAAGGAGAACTCCGCCGCCGCGCGCTTGCCCGCGCCCAGCATCAGCCCCCCGACGATGGTCGCGCCCGACCGCGACACGCCCGGCACCATGGCGAGACACTGGATGAAGCCGATCTTCAGCGCCACGTTCAGCGGCAGGTCCATCGCATCGTCATAGCGGGGCTCCGGCGCCATCCGGTCGACGAAGAGCAGCACGATCCCCCCGAGGATCAGCATGGTCGCGATGAGGATCGGCGTCTCGAACAGCACCGCCTTGATGAAGCCGTGCGCAAGCACGCCGATCACCACCGCGGGCAGGAAGGCCACCAGCACCGCCACGAGAAAACGGAAGGCCCTCGGGTCGTGCGGCGCGGCCCGGATCACCGAGACGAGCTTGGCGGCATAGACCGTCAGCACCGCCAGCACCGCACCGAGCTGGATCACCACCTCGAAGCTGCGCCCCGCGCTTTCAAATCCAAGGAAGTGCCCGGCCAGCAGCAGGTGCCCCGTCGAGGAGACGGGAATGAACTCTGTCAGGCCTTCCAGCAGTCCCAGAACAAGAGCGACCAAAGTCGTCGAGTCCAGCATGATCGCTCCGTCTTGTTCGGTCCGGGCTCGGCTCAGGTCTTGCGCAGGTTCCGCGCCGAAGCCTTGATCGAGGCATATTGCCCCGACGGCCGGAAGCTCCAGAGATATTCCGGCAGCACGGCCTCCATCGCGGTGGGCGAGATGCCGAGATCGGCGAGGCCCTTGGCGTCGGGGGCCACGATATTGTCGCGGCGGAGGTTGCGCACCTGATCGCGGGTCAGGGTCTTGTTGGCCAGCAGCCCGAAGGTCGCCGTCTGCACCAGATCCAGCGCGCCGCCGATCAGGTTCGCGACCCAGAAGGGCACGTTCACGATCAGCTTGCGCCGCTCGACCACGCGCAGAAGCATCTTCATCAGGTCGCGGAAGGTCTCCACATCCGGGCCGCCCAGTTCGTAGGTGCCCGGCGCCGCCCGGCCGAGGACGCCCGCCACCGCCGCCTGCGCCACGTCATCGACGAAGACCGGCTGGAATTTCGTCGCGCCGCCGACGACCGGCAGCACCGGACTGAAGCGCGTCATCTGGGCGAAGCGGTTGAAGAAATCGTCCTCGGGTCCGAAGATCACCGACGGACGCAGGATCACCGCCCGCGGGAAGGCCTCGCGCACGGCCGCCTCGCCTGCGGCCTTGGTGCGGCCATAGGCGCTCGGCGACTGCGCATCGGCGCCGATGGCCGACAGCTGCACCAGCGTCTGCACGCCCTCGGCGGCGGCGATCCGCGCCACGCGGGCGGCGCCTTCGGCCTGCACCGACTGGAATCGGTTCTTGCCGCTTTCGGCAAGGATCCCCACGCAGTTCACCACCGCATCCGCGCCGTGCATGACGGCGCGCACCGAGGCATCGTCGCGGATGTTGCAGAAGACGGGCTCCACCTGCCCCACGACACCGTAGGGCTTGACGAACAGCGCCTCGTTCGGACGGCGAACGGCCACGCGCACGCGCCAGCCTTCCTGGGCCATCCGGCGGGCGATGTAACGTCCCACGAAGCCCGACCCGCCGTAGATCGTCACAAGCTTGCTCATCTTCCGTCCTCGCCCGGCATGGTCATCAAAGATTGCCCCTTCCCATAACTTTACGGGGGCTGCGGAACAAGCGCCAATGAGCTTCGCCTTTTTTCGTGACACCCCGTTGACACTGCCGAATCCCCCATATAAATCGCCCCTCACGACACCTGCCCAGGTGGCGGAATTGGTAGACGCGCACGGTTCAGGTCCGTGTGCCGCAAGGCGTGGAGGTTCGAGTCCTCTCCTGGGCACCATCGATCCTTCGTGCCAATTCGAAGGATCAGGCAGTGACAATCCATCTGCATCGCAACGACCTGCCGGACGGTCTCGTCCTCGGCCCGGTCGTGGCCATCGACACCGAGACCATGGGCCTCGACCCGCGGCGCGACCGTCTCTGCGTCGTTCAGCTCTCGGCGGGCGACGGCGATGCGCATCTGGTGCAGATCGAGCGCGGTCAGACCAGCGCCCCCAATCTCGAGCGTCTTCTGACCGACCCGCAGGTGCTGAAGCTGTTCCATTTCGGCCGGTTCGACATCGCCGCGCTGAAGCGGGCCTTCGGCGTGCGCACCGAGCCCGTCTGGTGCACCAAGATCGCTTCGAAGATGGTGCGAACCTTCACCGATCGGCACGGGCTGAAATATCTGTTGCTCGAACTGGTCGGCGTGGACGTCTCGAAGCAGCAGCAGACCTCCGACTGGGGCGCGGCCGAGCTGACGGATGCGCAGAAGGACTATGCCGCCTCCGACGTGCTCCATCTGCACCGGCTCAAGGACGAGCTGGAGGCACGGCTGCTGCGCGAGGGCCGGATGGAACTGGCGCAACGCTGTTTCGATT contains:
- a CDS encoding complex I NDUFA9 subunit family protein; protein product: MSKLVTIYGGSGFVGRYIARRMAQEGWRVRVAVRRPNEALFVKPYGVVGQVEPVFCNIRDDASVRAVMHGADAVVNCVGILAESGKNRFQSVQAEGAARVARIAAAEGVQTLVQLSAIGADAQSPSAYGRTKAAGEAAVREAFPRAVILRPSVIFGPEDDFFNRFAQMTRFSPVLPVVGGATKFQPVFVDDVAQAAVAGVLGRAAPGTYELGGPDVETFRDLMKMLLRVVERRKLIVNVPFWVANLIGGALDLVQTATFGLLANKTLTRDQVRNLRRDNIVAPDAKGLADLGISPTAMEAVLPEYLWSFRPSGQYASIKASARNLRKT
- a CDS encoding ribonuclease D, with product MTIHLHRNDLPDGLVLGPVVAIDTETMGLDPRRDRLCVVQLSAGDGDAHLVQIERGQTSAPNLERLLTDPQVLKLFHFGRFDIAALKRAFGVRTEPVWCTKIASKMVRTFTDRHGLKYLLLELVGVDVSKQQQTSDWGAAELTDAQKDYAASDVLHLHRLKDELEARLLREGRMELAQRCFDFLPTRAELDLMGWDEPNDIFHH
- a CDS encoding undecaprenyl-diphosphate phosphatase, with the translated sequence MLDSTTLVALVLGLLEGLTEFIPVSSTGHLLLAGHFLGFESAGRSFEVVIQLGAVLAVLTVYAAKLVSVIRAAPHDPRAFRFLVAVLVAFLPAVVIGVLAHGFIKAVLFETPILIATMLILGGIVLLFVDRMAPEPRYDDAMDLPLNVALKIGFIQCLAMVPGVSRSGATIVGGLMLGAGKRAAAEFSFFLSMPTMAGAFAFDLFKNRDVLDASALGEIAVGFVAAFVAAVLVVRWLLGYVSRHGYALFGWWRIAVGSVALAALLAGY
- a CDS encoding NAD(P)-dependent oxidoreductase, whose protein sequence is MAKEPMLQFVKMARETPEKRPASLRSQDFHEIYREFAAATAAEQSSRCSQCGVPFCQSHCPLHNNIPDWLRLTATGRLQEAYEISQATNTFPEICGRICPQDRLCEGNCVIEQSGHGTVTIGAVEKYITDTAWENGWVVPGKPAYERSESVGIIGAGPGGLAAADALRRAGLQVTVYDRYDRAGGLLTYGIPGFKLEKDVVARRVEQLEQAGVQFVLNCNVGEDLSFDAIRGQHDAVLIATGVYKQRDLAAPGVGSAGVVQALSYLTASNRRSFGDEVDDDGLDANGKRVVVIGGGDTAMDCVRTAIRQGATSVKCLYRRDRANMPGSQREVANAEEEGVEFVWLSAPRGFIAGDAVEGVIVQKMRLGEPDATGRQMPEIIEGADYVEPADLAIMALGFEPEDLPTLWGVPDLTVTRWGTIKADFRTHATSLPGVYAVGDIVRGASLVVWAIRDGRDAAQSILDYLAQPAVVAAE